A DNA window from Boseongicola sp. contains the following coding sequences:
- a CDS encoding acetyl-CoA carboxylase biotin carboxylase subunit — protein sequence MFKKILIANRGEIACRVIKTAKKMGIETVAVYSDADEEALHVRMADEAVHIGPPPANQSYIVIDKVMEAIKQTGAEAVHPGYGFLSENPKFAEALEAAGVAFIGPPKGAIESMGDKITSKKIAQEAGVSTVPGYMGLIVDADEAVKISNQVGYPVMIKASAGGGGKGMRIAWNDDEAREGFQSSKNEAANSFGDDRIFIEKFVTQPRHIEIQVLADAHGNTLYLNERECSIQRRNQKVVEEAPSPFLDEATRAAMGKQACDLAAAVGYTSAGTVEFIVDGEKNFYFLEMNTRLQVEHPVTELITGIDLVEQMIRVAAGEKLEFDQDDIGINGWAIENRLYAEDPYRGFLPSIGRLTRYRPPVEISEDTRAVRNDTGVFEGGEISMFYDPMIAKLCTWAPTREQAIEEMRGALDKFEIEGIGHNLPFLAAVMDHPKFVSGDMTTAFIEEEYPDGFEGVKLSDKELREIAEAVAAMQFVSDRRDACISGQMSERRADLNFSYVVDLGSAEFTFCVVIEPDEFNFVDPDPETPEAITIWDDKTPIDVNLGWKPGASLARVHEENRTEGQLEFFGDTKLILKVDKLSRGYRIRYRGADMDVKVQSPRQAHLFARMPEKTPPDTSKLLLCPMPGLIVGLAVSEGQQVQQGQALCTVEAMKMENILRAEKTGVVAKVNVSIGDSLQVDEVIMEFE from the coding sequence ATGTTCAAGAAGATACTGATTGCCAACCGTGGTGAAATCGCATGTCGGGTCATCAAAACAGCCAAGAAAATGGGCATCGAAACCGTTGCTGTCTACTCAGACGCTGATGAAGAGGCCCTGCACGTACGAATGGCTGATGAGGCTGTTCACATTGGACCACCGCCCGCCAACCAATCCTATATCGTTATCGATAAGGTCATGGAGGCGATAAAACAGACTGGGGCCGAGGCTGTTCATCCCGGCTATGGATTTCTGTCCGAGAACCCGAAATTCGCTGAAGCTCTTGAGGCCGCTGGTGTTGCCTTCATAGGCCCACCGAAAGGTGCCATCGAGTCTATGGGAGACAAGATAACCTCGAAAAAGATCGCTCAGGAAGCCGGTGTGTCGACCGTGCCGGGTTACATGGGATTGATCGTCGACGCCGACGAAGCAGTAAAGATCAGCAACCAAGTTGGCTATCCTGTGATGATCAAAGCAAGCGCTGGCGGCGGCGGCAAAGGCATGCGGATCGCCTGGAACGATGACGAAGCGCGCGAGGGTTTTCAAAGTTCTAAGAATGAAGCCGCGAATAGCTTTGGCGACGACAGGATTTTCATCGAGAAGTTTGTAACTCAACCGCGTCACATCGAAATTCAGGTGTTGGCGGACGCGCACGGTAACACGTTGTATTTGAACGAGCGCGAGTGCTCGATTCAACGTCGGAACCAAAAAGTCGTGGAAGAAGCGCCCTCGCCTTTCTTGGATGAGGCAACACGCGCAGCAATGGGCAAGCAAGCGTGCGATTTGGCTGCTGCCGTGGGTTATACCAGTGCGGGCACGGTTGAATTCATCGTCGATGGCGAGAAAAACTTCTACTTTCTGGAAATGAATACGCGCTTGCAGGTCGAACATCCGGTGACAGAGCTGATCACCGGGATCGATCTGGTCGAGCAGATGATCCGGGTGGCCGCCGGAGAGAAATTAGAGTTTGATCAAGACGACATCGGCATCAACGGCTGGGCAATCGAAAATCGACTTTATGCCGAAGATCCCTATCGTGGTTTCCTGCCGTCAATCGGGCGCCTGACGCGATACCGTCCACCTGTCGAAATTTCCGAGGATACGCGCGCCGTTCGCAACGATACAGGCGTGTTCGAGGGCGGCGAGATCAGTATGTTCTACGATCCGATGATCGCCAAGCTTTGCACTTGGGCCCCAACCCGAGAGCAAGCTATCGAAGAAATGCGCGGCGCATTAGACAAGTTTGAAATTGAGGGAATTGGTCACAATTTGCCGTTTCTGGCGGCGGTTATGGACCACCCGAAATTTGTTTCCGGTGACATGACGACTGCATTCATCGAAGAAGAGTATCCAGATGGTTTTGAGGGCGTCAAACTTTCCGATAAAGAGTTGCGCGAAATTGCCGAGGCGGTGGCGGCAATGCAGTTCGTATCGGATCGCCGGGACGCTTGTATTAGCGGACAAATGTCAGAACGAAGAGCTGACTTGAACTTCTCTTATGTCGTTGACCTGGGTTCTGCAGAGTTCACATTTTGCGTGGTCATCGAACCTGATGAGTTTAACTTTGTTGATCCAGACCCTGAGACACCGGAAGCAATCACAATATGGGATGACAAGACGCCTATTGATGTAAATTTGGGCTGGAAACCCGGTGCAAGCCTCGCACGCGTCCACGAAGAGAACCGAACCGAAGGTCAACTCGAGTTTTTTGGAGACACGAAGCTGATCCTGAAGGTTGACAAATTATCGCGCGGTTACCGCATTCGCTACCGTGGCGCCGACATGGATGTTAAGGTGCAGAGCCCGCGGCAGGCGCATCTTTTCGCAAGGATGCCCGAAAAAACCCCGCCAGATACTTCCAAGTTGTTGCTGTGCCCTATGCCAGGTCTAATTGTCGGTCTGGCCGTTTCAGAAGGGCAGCAGGTTCAACAGGGACAGGCGCTTTGTACGGTCGAGGCGATGAAAATGGAAAACATATTGCGGGCCGAAAAAACGGGCGTTGTTGCCAAGGTCAACGTGTCGATTGGCGACAGTCTGCAAGTTGACGAAGTCATCATGGAATTTGAGTGA
- the scpA gene encoding methylmalonyl-CoA mutase gives MSDWKSLAEKELRGRGVSDIEWETLEGIRVKPHYSEDDLAGLGHMGSTPGYAPFTRGVKATMYAGRPWTIRQYAGFSTAEESNAFYRRNLAAGQQGVSVAFDLATHRGYDSDHPRVVGDVGKAGVAIDSVEDMKILFDGIPLEQVTVSMTMNGAVIPILASFIVAGEEQGHDKSLLAGTIQNDILKEFMVRNTYVYPPEPSMRIVADIIEYTSESMPKFNSISISGYHMQEAGANLVQELAFTLADGREYVRTAIARGMDVDKFAGRLSFFFAIGMNFFMEAAKLRAARLLWSRIMEEFEPKNPRSSMLRTHCQTSGVSLQEQDPYNNVVRTAYEAMSAVLGGTQSLHTNALDEAIALPTDFSARIARNTQLILQEETGITNVVDPLAGSYYVESLTADLAEKAWALIEEVEELGGMTKAVASGMPKLQIEESAARRQAMIDRGEEVIVGVNKYRKDKEDPIDILDVDNVKVREAQVERLEQIRSTRDQASCETALRNLEQTTSKGGNLLAAAVEAARARATVGEISMAMEKVFGRHRAEVKTLAGVYGAAYEGDEGFAAIQKDVEHFAEEEGRRPRMLVVKMGQDGHDRGAKVIATAFADIGFDVDVGPLFQTPEEAAQDAVDNDVHVIGISSQAAGHKTLAPKLIEALAEQDASDILVICGGVIPQQDYEFLKSAGVKAIFGPGTNIPSAAADIMSLIREMRAS, from the coding sequence ATGAGCGATTGGAAGTCACTCGCTGAAAAAGAACTTCGCGGACGCGGAGTTTCAGACATTGAATGGGAAACACTTGAAGGTATTCGGGTGAAGCCGCACTACTCAGAGGACGATTTGGCCGGATTGGGCCATATGGGGTCTACTCCGGGCTATGCACCGTTCACTCGTGGGGTGAAGGCAACCATGTATGCCGGTCGTCCTTGGACGATCCGGCAATACGCCGGGTTCTCTACGGCCGAAGAATCAAACGCCTTTTACCGCCGAAATCTGGCTGCCGGGCAGCAGGGCGTCAGTGTCGCGTTCGATCTGGCGACACATCGCGGATATGACAGCGATCACCCGCGTGTTGTTGGAGATGTCGGTAAAGCCGGTGTCGCAATAGACAGTGTCGAGGACATGAAAATCCTCTTCGATGGCATTCCGTTGGAACAAGTCACGGTTTCCATGACTATGAACGGTGCTGTCATTCCAATTTTGGCAAGTTTCATTGTCGCTGGAGAAGAGCAGGGCCACGACAAGTCGTTGCTTGCAGGGACCATTCAGAATGATATTTTGAAAGAGTTCATGGTGCGCAACACCTATGTTTACCCACCTGAACCCTCGATGCGGATTGTCGCAGATATCATCGAATACACATCCGAATCTATGCCGAAATTTAACTCGATCTCGATTTCCGGCTACCACATGCAAGAGGCTGGCGCGAACCTGGTGCAGGAGCTTGCTTTCACTTTAGCGGACGGTCGTGAATACGTGCGGACTGCCATTGCTCGGGGAATGGATGTCGACAAGTTTGCAGGCCGGTTAAGCTTTTTCTTTGCCATCGGAATGAATTTCTTCATGGAAGCGGCCAAATTGCGGGCCGCTCGGTTGCTGTGGTCGCGGATCATGGAAGAATTCGAGCCGAAGAACCCTCGATCCAGCATGTTGCGAACTCATTGTCAGACCAGCGGTGTGTCGTTGCAAGAGCAGGACCCGTACAACAATGTCGTGCGAACTGCTTATGAGGCGATGAGCGCGGTTTTGGGTGGAACCCAGTCGCTGCATACGAACGCTTTGGACGAAGCAATAGCATTGCCAACGGATTTCTCGGCGCGAATTGCGCGAAACACGCAGCTTATTCTGCAAGAAGAAACCGGGATCACCAATGTCGTGGATCCACTTGCTGGCTCCTACTACGTCGAATCTTTGACCGCTGATCTCGCAGAAAAAGCCTGGGCTTTGATTGAGGAAGTCGAGGAACTGGGTGGAATGACCAAAGCAGTCGCGTCGGGCATGCCCAAATTGCAGATTGAAGAGAGCGCGGCGCGGCGGCAAGCGATGATTGATCGCGGTGAAGAAGTGATTGTCGGCGTCAATAAATACCGCAAGGACAAAGAAGACCCAATCGACATCCTTGATGTGGACAACGTCAAGGTTCGCGAGGCTCAGGTTGAGCGGTTGGAACAAATCCGTTCAACACGTGACCAAGCGTCATGCGAAACGGCGCTTCGCAATTTGGAGCAGACCACAAGCAAGGGTGGCAATCTTCTTGCCGCAGCCGTCGAGGCAGCGCGTGCGCGCGCCACTGTAGGAGAAATTTCAATGGCAATGGAAAAGGTATTCGGACGGCACCGCGCCGAAGTCAAAACATTGGCGGGAGTCTACGGGGCGGCATACGAAGGTGACGAGGGTTTTGCCGCTATTCAAAAAGACGTTGAGCACTTCGCCGAAGAAGAAGGCCGCCGTCCGCGAATGCTGGTCGTAAAGATGGGCCAAGATGGCCACGACAGGGGTGCCAAAGTAATTGCGACTGCTTTTGCTGACATCGGTTTTGACGTTGATGTCGGTCCGCTGTTTCAAACGCCGGAGGAAGCGGCACAAGACGCGGTTGATAACGACGTTCACGTAATTGGTATTTCTTCGCAAGCTGCGGGGCACAAAACACTTGCTCCAAAACTGATCGAAGCACTGGCCGAACAAGATGCCAGCGATATTCTTGTGATATGTGGGGGTGTAATTCCGCAGCAAGATTACGAATTCCTGAAATCTGCAGGTGTGAAGGCGATATTTGGTCCTGGAACGAACATTCCTTCCGCGGCGGCAGATATCATGTCACTGATCCGCGAGATGCGAGCATCTTGA
- a CDS encoding DUF4174 domain-containing protein, producing the protein MAFLAPVAASAADGSVTDLSPVEAWKADRTIILEAEDIDLDDFMWLARAVIVFADTDADPAYDRQLTLLQERIDELAERDVVLITDTTRSEPSALRKKLRPRGFMLTVIGKDGGVKLRKPVPWSVRELSRSIDKIPLRKQEIRERREQAE; encoded by the coding sequence ATGGCTTTTCTTGCACCTGTTGCAGCATCGGCGGCGGATGGTTCGGTCACGGACCTGTCCCCTGTCGAGGCTTGGAAAGCTGACCGAACGATCATTTTGGAAGCAGAAGACATTGATCTCGACGATTTCATGTGGCTTGCCCGTGCCGTTATCGTCTTTGCTGATACAGACGCTGATCCTGCGTACGACCGCCAGCTTACATTGCTCCAAGAACGCATCGATGAACTGGCTGAGAGGGACGTTGTCTTAATCACCGATACAACACGATCCGAACCCAGTGCATTGCGCAAGAAACTCCGCCCGCGCGGATTCATGCTAACAGTCATTGGCAAGGACGGCGGTGTGAAACTGCGCAAGCCGGTTCCATGGAGCGTTCGTGAGCTGTCACGTTCCATCGACAAGATACCGCTCAGAAAGCAGGAAATTCGCGAACGACGCGAGCAGGCGGAATAG